One stretch of Jiangella gansuensis DSM 44835 DNA includes these proteins:
- a CDS encoding ROK family transcriptional regulator — protein MAHTLAGRPETATQAKVLKLLRDEGPLSRVELADRLGVSRTTMASEVGRLTELALAEGAGPAASRGGRRSTLVDLSSDVRFVGIAIGATTVSVAVTDGRLAVLGQRSVDMDVRQGPEPVLARALELTHKVLAEQGVTRPVGVGVGVPGPVDFHGGMPVSPPIMPGWDGYPVRDALARELGCPVLLDNDVNVMALGEQHSGVAKAARDFLFVKIGTGIGCGIVVDGQLYRGVDGCAGDIGHIRVEEFGPTCACGNTGCLEAFFGGAAMARDALAAARGGRSPALAAILSEKGELTGADVASAVAMGDPYTVQMIRDGGHRVGWVLASLVSFFNPGLIVIGGRVARLGHPLLAEIRGVVYRRSLPLATGNLPVVLSEMGDDAGVVGAAALISDAIFAAP, from the coding sequence ATGGCGCATACGCTCGCCGGCCGGCCGGAGACGGCGACCCAGGCGAAAGTCCTGAAGCTCCTGCGTGACGAGGGGCCGCTGTCGCGGGTCGAACTCGCCGACCGCCTCGGTGTCTCACGCACCACGATGGCCAGCGAAGTGGGCCGGCTGACCGAGCTCGCCCTGGCCGAGGGGGCCGGCCCGGCGGCCTCGCGTGGCGGCCGTCGCTCCACGCTCGTCGACCTCTCCTCCGACGTGCGCTTCGTCGGCATCGCCATCGGCGCGACGACGGTGTCGGTGGCGGTCACGGACGGCCGGCTGGCAGTGCTCGGCCAGCGCTCTGTCGACATGGACGTGCGGCAGGGGCCGGAGCCGGTGCTGGCTCGCGCCCTGGAGCTGACCCACAAGGTGCTGGCGGAGCAGGGCGTGACCCGGCCAGTGGGCGTAGGCGTCGGGGTGCCCGGGCCGGTGGACTTCCACGGCGGCATGCCGGTCTCACCGCCCATCATGCCCGGCTGGGACGGCTACCCGGTGCGCGACGCACTCGCCCGTGAACTGGGCTGCCCGGTGCTGCTGGACAACGACGTGAACGTGATGGCGCTGGGCGAGCAGCACTCCGGCGTCGCCAAGGCCGCCCGCGACTTCCTGTTCGTCAAGATCGGCACCGGGATCGGCTGCGGCATCGTCGTCGACGGCCAGTTGTACCGGGGCGTCGACGGCTGTGCCGGCGACATCGGGCACATCCGGGTCGAGGAGTTCGGCCCCACCTGCGCATGCGGCAACACCGGCTGCCTCGAGGCGTTCTTCGGCGGGGCCGCGATGGCCCGCGACGCGCTCGCGGCGGCCCGCGGCGGCCGGTCGCCGGCCCTCGCGGCCATACTGTCCGAGAAAGGCGAGCTGACCGGCGCCGACGTCGCCTCCGCCGTGGCCATGGGCGACCCGTACACCGTCCAGATGATCCGCGACGGCGGCCACCGCGTCGGCTGGGTCCTCGCCAGCCTGGTCTCGTTCTTCAACCCTGGCCTGATCGTCATCGGCGGACGGGTCGCCCGGCTCGGCCATCCGCTGCTGGCCGAGATCCGCGGCGTCGTGTACCGGCGCTCGCTGCCGCTGGCCACCGGCAACCTTCCGGTCGTCCTCAGCGAGATGGGCGACGACGCCGGCGTGGTCGGCGCCGCGGCACTGATCAGCGACGCGATCTTCGCCGCGCCCTGA
- a CDS encoding sugar phosphate isomerase/epimerase family protein yields the protein MARPEINRRQFLSAVAGTTMAVTAAGLAAPAVAGAAKGMLVPPGKIGIQLFTIRNLVSSLGFRVVFEELARIGYKNIEFAGYTSPAEPGITVQQIRQLLDDNGLTPIGSHVGLNAFRNNLQQELDRAEILGLPFIGTANEPVSAANRTVAGYQAAAAEFNAFGAAAQARGIRWYHHNHQNEFRFANDDPNTRLYDVLLAETDPKLVFLEMDIYWAYVGQHIAPGFDPIDYVVDNRLRYPLFHAKDGRESASANGYDIVEFGAGSIDFQRFYSAIGSRGRHYSLWEQDNAPNTPAEAGGALGAAERSYDAIYSLRG from the coding sequence ATGGCACGTCCCGAGATCAACAGGCGGCAGTTCCTGAGCGCCGTCGCCGGCACCACGATGGCGGTCACGGCCGCGGGCCTCGCGGCACCGGCGGTGGCCGGCGCGGCGAAGGGCATGCTCGTCCCGCCCGGCAAGATCGGTATCCAGCTGTTCACCATCCGCAACCTCGTCTCCTCCCTCGGCTTCCGGGTGGTCTTCGAGGAACTGGCCCGCATCGGCTACAAGAACATCGAGTTCGCCGGCTACACGTCGCCGGCCGAGCCGGGCATCACCGTGCAGCAGATCCGGCAGCTGCTCGACGACAACGGCCTCACCCCCATCGGCAGCCACGTCGGCCTGAACGCGTTCCGCAACAACCTGCAGCAGGAGTTGGACCGGGCGGAGATCCTCGGCCTGCCGTTCATCGGCACCGCGAACGAGCCGGTCAGCGCCGCGAACCGCACCGTCGCCGGCTACCAGGCCGCGGCCGCGGAGTTCAACGCGTTCGGCGCCGCCGCGCAGGCCCGCGGGATCCGCTGGTACCACCACAACCACCAGAACGAGTTCAGGTTCGCGAACGACGATCCGAACACGCGCCTCTACGACGTGCTGCTCGCGGAGACCGACCCGAAGCTGGTCTTCCTCGAGATGGACATCTACTGGGCCTACGTGGGCCAGCACATCGCGCCCGGCTTCGACCCGATCGACTACGTCGTCGACAACCGCCTGCGGTACCCGCTGTTCCATGCCAAGGACGGCCGGGAGTCGGCGTCCGCCAACGGCTACGACATCGTCGAGTTCGGTGCCGGGAGCATCGACTTCCAGCGCTTCTACAGCGCGATCGGGTCGCGCGGCCGGCACTACTCGCTGTGGGAGCAGGACAACGCGCCGAACACGCCGGCCGAGGCCGGCGGTGCGCTGGGCGCAGCGGAGCGCAGCTACGACGCTATCTACAGCCTTCGCGGCTGA
- a CDS encoding PQQ-dependent sugar dehydrogenase, with the protein MRRFASIALAALMPAAVLAAALPASLSASAHPGHEHSEAEETARDWNNYEKILLSKNTGEPIDLAVLPDSRVLHTARNGDVRLTDPATGITRLINTIDVYANSEDGLQTIAIDPDFETNQWVYLFYAPRVMEAPYPETTPAGNAPNSLPAGETDAYWDRWKGYNVLARFKWDEATDSLDLATKQEIIKVEVQRGQCCHVAGDLAWDADGNLYISTGDNTPAGTPGANGYAPNNDAPGMNPGFDARRGPGNTNDLRGKILRINVGEDGSYTVPEGNLFAPGTEGTRPEIFVMGVRNPFRIDYDVETGSLVWGDYGPDAGQPNPDRGPMGYVEWQTTGEPINAGWPYCHGPNANYNEWDFATATPGAWFDCDAGAENNSRWNTGLDVVPPATAPHLYYGDNASHQPWPELTDLGGGGQGPMGGPVYRYDADNPSPSKFPEHWDGKAFFAEFSQDYVAAFTLDLATSGPVTEIVDFLPNAHLNHVAQPIWDNVMDMEFGPDGSMYVLEYGDGFFRQNPDAGLYRVDYAEGNKSPQARFTADPISSSDAPLTVQFDASASSDPEGATLTYDWDFDGDGSFDASGVTASHTYTELGQYNAALRVTDPSGKFGVRSTQITVGNVAPTVTLDTPDGGFFDWGQAVPVTVSVEDPEDGNTPVCSRVQWEFGLGHDEHAHPLSSGSGNCTFGVPTPADAPEHGETENIYGGLVVGYTDNGHLGVPPARGEASILLNPKTQQAEWFDDAEGVEIVDDPDANGLRKVTSFDARDWIAFDPVNLVNIDSIVARAWGRGTLHLRWDDPKATPFATFSFRNRTGWFEIEQALTDAPEGTGRLYLTSTSGFDLDELRFVGDGVADVTAPTVSHTLNPAAPTGANGWYTGNVSVAVNATDNGTVASRQRSTDGGVTWANANNPLTVSAEGTTTVHYRATDNGGNVSEVGSVAVKIDKTPPAASVGGVDDGSSHAASGTLTPSFTGTDAVSGIASVTGTLDGDPVESGAVVELWTLEVGSHELVASATDNAGHHGSATATFTVTTSLADLAAIVGHYRQAGVLTTAGDSRLRLHLDAAIRHAGAGRTDSAVRSLAQFASTAASATFVTDPAAREVLGYHTGVVTDQLSG; encoded by the coding sequence ATGCGCCGTTTCGCCAGTATCGCCCTGGCCGCCCTGATGCCGGCCGCCGTGCTCGCCGCGGCCCTGCCCGCCAGCCTGTCCGCGTCAGCGCACCCCGGCCACGAGCACAGCGAAGCCGAGGAGACCGCCCGCGACTGGAACAACTACGAGAAGATCCTGCTCAGCAAGAACACCGGTGAACCGATCGATTTGGCGGTGCTGCCGGACTCCCGGGTGCTGCACACCGCCCGCAACGGTGACGTCCGGCTGACCGACCCCGCCACCGGCATCACCAGACTCATCAACACGATCGACGTCTATGCCAACTCCGAGGACGGTCTGCAGACCATCGCGATCGACCCGGACTTCGAGACCAACCAGTGGGTGTACCTCTTCTACGCACCTCGCGTCATGGAGGCGCCGTACCCGGAGACCACGCCGGCGGGCAACGCGCCGAACTCGCTGCCGGCCGGTGAGACCGACGCGTACTGGGACCGGTGGAAGGGCTACAACGTCCTCGCCCGCTTCAAGTGGGACGAGGCGACCGACTCGCTCGACCTGGCGACGAAGCAGGAGATCATCAAGGTCGAGGTGCAGCGTGGGCAGTGCTGCCACGTCGCCGGTGACCTCGCCTGGGACGCCGACGGCAATCTCTACATCTCCACCGGCGACAACACGCCGGCCGGCACCCCCGGTGCCAACGGCTATGCGCCCAACAACGACGCGCCGGGCATGAACCCGGGCTTCGACGCGCGCCGCGGCCCGGGCAACACCAACGACCTGCGCGGGAAGATCCTGCGGATCAACGTCGGCGAGGACGGGTCCTACACCGTCCCGGAGGGCAACCTGTTCGCGCCCGGCACGGAAGGCACCCGGCCGGAGATCTTCGTCATGGGTGTACGCAACCCGTTCCGCATCGACTACGACGTCGAGACCGGCTCGCTGGTCTGGGGCGACTACGGCCCGGACGCCGGCCAGCCGAACCCCGACCGCGGCCCGATGGGCTACGTCGAATGGCAGACCACCGGCGAGCCGATCAACGCCGGCTGGCCGTACTGCCACGGCCCGAACGCCAACTACAACGAGTGGGACTTCGCGACGGCGACGCCCGGCGCGTGGTTCGACTGCGACGCCGGCGCGGAGAACAACTCCCGCTGGAACACCGGCCTCGACGTGGTCCCACCGGCCACCGCGCCGCACCTGTACTACGGCGACAACGCCAGCCACCAGCCGTGGCCGGAGCTGACCGATCTCGGCGGCGGCGGCCAGGGCCCGATGGGCGGCCCGGTGTACCGCTACGACGCGGACAACCCGTCGCCGTCGAAGTTCCCGGAGCACTGGGACGGCAAGGCGTTCTTCGCGGAGTTCTCGCAGGACTACGTGGCAGCGTTCACGCTCGACCTGGCCACGAGCGGCCCGGTCACCGAGATCGTGGACTTCCTGCCGAACGCGCACCTGAACCACGTCGCCCAGCCGATCTGGGACAACGTCATGGACATGGAGTTCGGCCCGGACGGCTCGATGTACGTACTGGAGTACGGCGACGGCTTCTTCCGGCAGAACCCCGACGCCGGCCTGTACCGGGTCGACTATGCCGAGGGCAACAAGAGCCCGCAGGCGCGGTTCACGGCCGACCCCATCTCCAGCAGCGACGCGCCGCTGACGGTGCAGTTCGACGCGTCGGCGTCGTCCGATCCGGAGGGCGCGACGCTGACCTACGACTGGGACTTCGACGGTGACGGCTCGTTCGACGCCAGCGGTGTCACGGCCAGCCACACCTACACCGAGCTCGGTCAGTACAACGCGGCGCTGCGGGTCACCGACCCGTCCGGCAAGTTCGGCGTGCGCTCGACGCAGATCACGGTCGGCAACGTCGCACCCACGGTCACGCTGGACACCCCGGACGGCGGGTTCTTCGACTGGGGCCAGGCGGTGCCGGTGACAGTCTCCGTCGAGGACCCGGAGGACGGGAACACGCCGGTCTGCTCGCGGGTGCAGTGGGAGTTCGGGCTCGGGCACGACGAGCACGCGCATCCGCTGAGCTCGGGCTCGGGGAACTGCACGTTCGGCGTCCCGACGCCCGCCGATGCTCCGGAGCACGGTGAGACGGAGAACATCTACGGCGGGCTGGTCGTCGGCTACACCGACAACGGCCACCTCGGCGTGCCGCCGGCCCGGGGGGAGGCGTCGATCCTGCTGAACCCGAAGACGCAGCAGGCGGAGTGGTTCGACGACGCCGAGGGCGTCGAGATCGTCGACGACCCGGACGCCAACGGCCTGCGCAAGGTGACGTCGTTCGACGCCCGGGACTGGATCGCCTTCGACCCGGTCAACCTGGTGAACATCGACAGCATCGTGGCCCGCGCGTGGGGCCGGGGCACGCTGCACCTGCGGTGGGACGACCCGAAGGCGACGCCGTTCGCCACGTTCTCGTTCCGCAATCGCACCGGCTGGTTCGAGATCGAGCAGGCTCTCACCGACGCCCCGGAAGGCACCGGCCGGCTGTACCTCACGTCCACCAGCGGCTTCGACCTCGACGAGCTGCGGTTCGTCGGCGACGGCGTGGCCGACGTCACGGCACCGACGGTGAGCCACACGCTCAACCCGGCGGCACCGACCGGCGCCAACGGCTGGTACACCGGCAACGTGTCGGTCGCCGTCAACGCCACTGACAACGGCACTGTCGCCAGCCGGCAGCGTTCCACCGACGGCGGGGTCACCTGGGCCAACGCCAACAACCCGCTGACGGTCAGCGCCGAGGGCACCACCACGGTGCACTACCGGGCGACCGACAACGGTGGCAACGTGTCCGAGGTCGGCTCCGTCGCCGTCAAGATCGACAAAACCCCGCCGGCGGCGTCCGTCGGCGGCGTCGACGACGGGTCCAGCCATGCGGCCAGCGGCACGCTGACGCCGTCGTTCACCGGGACCGACGCGGTCTCCGGGATCGCCTCGGTGACCGGCACCCTGGACGGTGACCCGGTGGAGTCCGGCGCCGTCGTGGAGCTGTGGACGCTCGAGGTCGGCTCACACGAGCTGGTCGCGAGCGCCACGGACAACGCCGGGCATCACGGCAGCGCGACGGCGACGTTCACGGTGACGACGTCGCTGGCCGACCTGGCGGCGATCGTCGGCCACTACAGGCAGGCCGGGGTGCTGACGACGGCGGGGGACAGCCGGCTGCGGCTGCACCTGGACGCCGCCATCCGGCACGCCGGCGCGGGCCGCACGGACAGCGCTGTGCGGTCGCTGGCGCAGTTCGCCTCGACGGCTGCCAGCGCCACGTTCGTCACTGACCCGGCGGCGCGGGAGGTGCTCGGCTATCACACCGGTGTGGTGACCGACCAGCTCTCCGGCTGA
- a CDS encoding PQQ-dependent sugar dehydrogenase has product MRRAVGMTAGALVASVLVATPGAAAPGTGGTPASEPPPDSAFQKVTLNDSPGEPMDLAVLPDGRVLHTTRFGEVWLHDPDTRLNTLAAELDVYEHDEEGLQSVAVDPGFGTDNQWVYLYYSPPLDTPVDDPSTPDVNEGDAPLFGDPADFEPFEGVIRLSRFELDGDELDLASEQEIIDVPVDRGICCHVGGDIVFDDAGNLYLGTGDDTNPFESDGFTPIDERPDRNPAFDAQRTSANTNDLRGKVLRITVQDDGTYTVPDGNLFEPGTEGTRPEIYAMGLRNPFRIEIDPGTGDVYVGDYSPDADTADPERGPAGVGKWTVVREPANYGWPYCATAELPYVDYDFATEASGEPFDCAAPVNESPHNTGLTELPAVTQPDVWYSYGQSAEFPELGTGGIGPMAGPVYDFDPRTTRGRAPVAWPEYYDGVRLFYEWTRDYIKGFRLDDAGRLASIEDVVSSVVTDNPMDMEFGPDGALYVLEYGDGFFAENPEAQLARIDYIGTDGNHTPVPVATADVTNGEAPLTVQFSSEGTADADGDRMRYEWDFDADGRVDSRLRNPSFTYEENGLYRATLKVTDLGGPHRGKTASAEVEIVVGNVAPVVEFVTPSDGDTFSFGDVVAFEVRVTDDQPVDCSRVQVTYIVGHDDHGHPQTTAAGCTGTIQTTLPGGHGPGDNLRGVFNAAYTDPGGDGLPPLSGSAEVVLEPVG; this is encoded by the coding sequence ATGCGCAGAGCCGTAGGGATGACAGCCGGCGCGCTGGTCGCGTCCGTGCTCGTCGCCACGCCCGGAGCCGCGGCGCCGGGCACCGGTGGGACACCGGCATCGGAGCCACCGCCTGACTCCGCGTTCCAGAAGGTCACGCTCAACGACTCACCCGGCGAACCGATGGACCTCGCGGTCCTGCCGGACGGCCGGGTACTGCACACCACCCGGTTCGGCGAGGTGTGGCTGCACGACCCCGACACCCGGCTGAACACGCTGGCCGCGGAGCTCGACGTCTACGAGCACGACGAGGAGGGCTTGCAGAGCGTCGCCGTCGACCCCGGCTTCGGCACGGACAACCAGTGGGTCTACCTGTACTACTCGCCGCCACTGGACACCCCTGTCGACGACCCGAGCACCCCGGACGTCAACGAGGGCGACGCGCCGCTCTTCGGCGACCCAGCCGACTTCGAGCCGTTCGAAGGCGTGATCCGGCTGTCCCGGTTCGAGCTGGACGGCGACGAGCTCGACCTGGCAAGCGAGCAGGAGATCATCGACGTCCCGGTCGACCGCGGCATCTGCTGCCACGTCGGCGGCGACATCGTGTTCGACGACGCCGGCAACCTGTACCTCGGCACCGGCGACGACACCAACCCGTTCGAGTCCGACGGCTTCACCCCGATCGACGAGCGGCCCGACCGCAACCCCGCATTCGACGCCCAGCGCACCTCGGCCAACACCAACGACCTGCGCGGCAAGGTGCTGCGAATCACCGTCCAGGACGACGGCACGTACACCGTCCCCGACGGCAACCTGTTCGAGCCGGGCACCGAGGGAACCCGCCCGGAGATCTACGCCATGGGCTTGCGCAACCCGTTCCGGATCGAGATCGACCCGGGCACCGGCGACGTGTACGTGGGTGACTACTCACCCGACGCCGACACCGCCGACCCCGAGCGTGGCCCGGCCGGAGTCGGCAAGTGGACCGTCGTGCGGGAGCCGGCCAACTACGGCTGGCCGTACTGCGCCACGGCGGAGCTGCCCTACGTCGACTACGACTTCGCTACCGAGGCCTCCGGTGAGCCGTTCGACTGCGCCGCCCCGGTCAACGAGTCGCCGCACAACACCGGCCTGACCGAGCTGCCGGCGGTGACCCAGCCGGACGTCTGGTACTCCTACGGCCAGTCCGCGGAGTTCCCCGAACTGGGCACCGGCGGCATCGGCCCGATGGCCGGCCCGGTGTACGACTTCGACCCGCGCACCACGCGCGGCCGGGCGCCGGTGGCGTGGCCGGAGTACTACGACGGCGTGCGGTTGTTCTACGAGTGGACCCGCGACTACATCAAGGGCTTCCGCCTCGACGACGCCGGTCGGCTGGCATCCATCGAGGACGTCGTGTCCTCGGTCGTCACCGACAACCCAATGGACATGGAGTTCGGCCCGGACGGCGCGCTCTACGTCCTGGAGTACGGCGACGGCTTCTTCGCCGAGAACCCGGAGGCGCAGCTCGCCCGGATCGACTACATCGGCACGGACGGCAACCACACCCCGGTCCCGGTGGCGACGGCCGACGTCACCAACGGCGAGGCGCCGCTGACGGTCCAGTTCAGCAGTGAAGGCACCGCCGACGCCGACGGTGACCGGATGCGCTACGAGTGGGACTTCGACGCTGACGGCAGGGTCGACTCGCGCCTGCGGAACCCGTCGTTCACCTACGAGGAGAACGGCCTGTACCGAGCCACCCTCAAGGTCACCGACCTCGGCGGCCCGCACCGCGGCAAGACCGCGTCGGCGGAGGTCGAGATCGTGGTCGGCAACGTCGCGCCGGTGGTCGAGTTCGTCACCCCGTCCGACGGCGACACGTTCTCCTTCGGCGACGTCGTCGCGTTCGAGGTGCGGGTGACAGACGACCAGCCGGTCGACTGCTCCCGGGTGCAGGTGACCTACATCGTCGGCCACGACGACCACGGTCACCCGCAGACCACGGCGGCGGGCTGCACGGGCACCATCCAGACGACGCTGCCCGGCGGCCACGGCCCGGGGGACAACCTGCGCGGCGTCTTCAATGCCGCTTACACCGACCCAGGCGGTGACGGCCTGCCGCCGCTGTCCGGGAGCGCGGAGGTGGTGCTGGAGCCGGTCGGCTGA
- a CDS encoding VOC family protein gives MHRSRISTLLIDVPREDAPATTGFWAGALGVATHSPPGEPQFTVLEDAIPGLVTAVQSVDDAPRYHLDIETDEVAAEVSRLAGLGAVEVASWQGCHTLRAPGGHLLCVIPVHSDPEEFAANARAWPSAPTP, from the coding sequence ATGCATCGCAGCCGGATCTCGACCCTGCTCATCGACGTGCCCCGCGAGGACGCGCCCGCCACCACCGGGTTCTGGGCCGGCGCACTGGGTGTCGCCACCCACAGCCCTCCCGGCGAGCCGCAGTTCACCGTGCTCGAGGACGCCATCCCCGGCCTGGTGACCGCGGTGCAGTCAGTGGACGACGCGCCCCGCTACCACCTGGACATCGAGACCGACGAGGTCGCCGCCGAGGTTTCCCGGCTGGCCGGGCTCGGTGCCGTGGAGGTGGCGAGCTGGCAAGGTTGCCACACGCTGCGGGCGCCGGGCGGGCACCTGCTCTGCGTCATCCCGGTGCACAGCGACCCGGAGGAGTTCGCCGCGAACGCCCGCGCCTGGCCGTCGGCCCCCACCCCTTGA
- a CDS encoding ROK family transcriptional regulator, producing the protein MNDGLLPDRGLTPADQVFLRRHNLAMVLRDLRDAGPRSRARIAADTGLNKATVSSLVAELAELGLVRDGDVERVGGVGRPGQTVEIDGRVCGLGAEINVDYVAVLVLDLRGEQVLYERTPLDVPRLGVEKTLDELAAAIAAAAGRARELGHDIAGITVGIPGMVETAPGVLRHAPNVGWREVRVADELATRFGGPGIPIRVDNDANLSALAEYTMGASAGTPDLVYVTGETGVGGGVISDGVLLRGTEGYGGEIGHMPIGDPAHPCGCGKLGCWETSVGLAALLREVADPADSVTDPSVDLEVRLTEIRRRASLGDGRTLRGLQAVGTSLGLGAAILVNLFNPRVIALGGYFAVLGEFLLPAMEAELDKRVVAPARGGCRIELSALGFTAACRGGAHVALEAVLTDPASVTLSAADAAADAAAVRASGQNRGSTEPADPIPSQLPGGMA; encoded by the coding sequence ATGAACGACGGGCTGCTTCCCGATCGCGGGCTCACTCCGGCCGACCAGGTCTTCCTGCGCCGGCACAACCTCGCCATGGTGTTGCGCGACCTGCGCGACGCCGGTCCGCGCTCGCGGGCGCGCATCGCCGCCGACACCGGCCTGAACAAGGCGACCGTCTCGAGCCTGGTGGCCGAGCTCGCCGAGCTGGGCCTGGTGCGCGACGGCGACGTCGAGCGCGTGGGCGGGGTGGGCCGGCCCGGCCAGACGGTCGAGATCGACGGCCGGGTCTGCGGGCTGGGCGCCGAGATCAACGTCGACTATGTCGCGGTCCTGGTGCTCGACCTGCGCGGCGAGCAGGTCCTCTACGAGCGCACCCCCCTCGACGTGCCGCGGCTCGGAGTGGAGAAGACGCTCGACGAGCTGGCCGCGGCCATCGCCGCCGCGGCCGGGAGGGCCCGGGAGCTCGGGCACGACATCGCGGGCATCACCGTCGGCATTCCCGGCATGGTGGAGACCGCCCCCGGGGTGTTGCGCCACGCGCCCAACGTCGGCTGGCGCGAGGTGCGCGTCGCCGACGAGCTGGCCACCCGGTTCGGCGGACCCGGCATCCCGATCCGGGTCGACAACGACGCCAACCTCAGCGCCCTGGCCGAATACACGATGGGAGCGTCGGCCGGCACCCCCGACCTCGTCTACGTCACCGGCGAGACCGGCGTCGGTGGCGGCGTCATCTCCGACGGTGTCCTGCTGCGCGGTACCGAAGGCTACGGCGGCGAGATCGGACACATGCCGATCGGCGACCCAGCGCATCCCTGCGGCTGCGGGAAGCTCGGCTGCTGGGAGACCTCGGTCGGGCTCGCGGCGCTGCTGCGGGAGGTGGCCGATCCCGCCGACTCGGTCACGGACCCGTCGGTGGACCTGGAAGTACGGCTGACGGAGATCCGCCGCCGCGCCTCCCTGGGCGACGGGCGCACGCTGCGCGGCCTGCAGGCCGTCGGCACCAGCCTCGGCCTGGGCGCGGCGATCCTGGTCAACCTGTTCAACCCGCGGGTCATCGCGCTCGGCGGCTACTTCGCGGTGCTGGGCGAGTTCCTGCTGCCGGCCATGGAGGCCGAGCTGGACAAGCGGGTGGTCGCGCCGGCGCGGGGCGGCTGCCGCATCGAGCTGTCGGCGCTCGGCTTCACCGCCGCCTGCCGCGGCGGAGCGCACGTCGCGCTGGAGGCGGTGCTCACCGATCCGGCGTCCGTGACGCTCTCCGCCGCCGACGCCGCCGCCGATGCCGCCGCCGTCCGGGCCAGCGGTCAGAACCGCGGCTCGACGGAACCGGCCGACCCCATTCCCAGCCAGCTACCGGGAGGTATGGCGTGA